One Myxosarcina sp. GI1 genomic window carries:
- the psbD gene encoding photosystem II D2 protein (photosystem q(a) protein), with product MTIAVGRAPASRGWFDIIDDWLKRDRFVFVGWSGILLFPCAYMALGGWLTGTTFVTSWYTHGLASSYLEGCNFLTVAVSTPADSMGHSLLFLWGPEANWSFARWCQVGGLWTFVALHGAFALIGFMLRQFEISRLVGIRPYNAIAFSAPIAVFVSVFLLYPLGQSSWFFAPSFGVAGIFRFILFVQGFHNFTLNPFHMMGVAGVLGGALLCAIHGATVENTLFEDGDGSNTFRAFEPTQSEETYSMVTANRFWSQIFGIAFSNKRWLHFFMLFVPVTGLWMASIGIIGIALNLRAYDFVSQELRAAEDPEFETFYTKNILLNEGLRAWMAKQDQPHQRFEFPEEVLPRGNAL from the coding sequence ATGACAATAGCAGTAGGACGCGCCCCAGCGTCGCGAGGATGGTTTGACATCATCGACGACTGGCTCAAGCGCGATCGCTTCGTCTTCGTCGGGTGGTCGGGAATTCTATTATTTCCCTGCGCCTACATGGCATTAGGCGGCTGGCTGACAGGAACCACTTTCGTGACCTCCTGGTACACTCACGGTCTAGCCAGTTCCTACCTCGAAGGCTGTAACTTTTTAACCGTAGCCGTATCCACTCCGGCAGACAGCATGGGACACTCCCTATTATTCTTATGGGGACCTGAAGCCAACTGGAGCTTTGCCCGTTGGTGTCAAGTCGGCGGCTTGTGGACATTTGTGGCACTACATGGAGCCTTCGCACTGATAGGCTTTATGCTGCGTCAGTTTGAAATTTCGCGCTTAGTAGGAATCAGACCCTACAACGCCATCGCCTTTAGCGCCCCAATCGCCGTATTCGTCTCGGTCTTCTTACTCTATCCATTAGGACAATCGAGCTGGTTCTTCGCACCCAGCTTTGGAGTAGCAGGAATCTTCCGCTTTATTCTGTTCGTACAAGGATTCCACAACTTCACCCTCAACCCATTCCACATGATGGGAGTAGCAGGAGTGTTGGGAGGAGCCTTACTCTGTGCGATCCACGGAGCGACAGTGGAAAACACCCTGTTTGAAGATGGAGACGGTTCTAACACCTTTAGAGCCTTCGAGCCGACTCAGTCAGAAGAAACCTACAGTATGGTAACGGCAAACAGATTCTGGTCGCAGATATTTGGCATTGCCTTTTCCAACAAACGCTGGCTACACTTCTTCATGCTGTTCGTACCGGTAACGGGACTATGGATGGCGAGTATCGGCATCATCGGCATCGCCCTCAACCTCAGAGCCTATGACTTTGTCTCTCAAGAGTTGAGAGCGGCAGAAGACCCAGAATTTGAAACTTTCTATACGAAAAACATTCTGCTCAATGAAGGTCTAAGAGCATGGATGGCAAAACAAGACCAACCACATCAAAGATTTGAATTCCCAGAGGAGGTACTACCACGTGGTAACGCTCTCTAA